The sequence TCCAGGATCACAGAATGTGCCTATACGACAAAGAGCGCAAGCGGGTGAATATCGTGACTATTCGCCCGTCCGGTGGAGCCTGGGGCGGCATCGTCGAGCACGGGATTTGCGGACGAGCCCGCCCGTAGCGATCTTTACGTCGGGCACAACGGGTCATGTGAGGCACGAGCCAGTACCCTTGCGGTTCACCTGAACGGTTGTAATGAGAGGCGGTCCGGCCGATGAGCGAAGCCCCCGACCCCGAGGTCGTGGAGCTGGCGACCAAGATCTTCGATCTGGCCCGGCAGGGGCAGACCGAGGCACTCGTGGCGTACGTCGACGCGGGCGTTCCGGCCAACCTCACCAACGACCGCGGGGACTCCCTCGTGATGCTCGCCGCGTACCACGGACACGCCGGCGCGGTGCGCGCGCTGCTCGCCCGCGGCGCCGAGGCGAACCGGGTCAACGACCGGGGCCAGACCCCCCTCGCGGGCGCGGTCTTCAAGGGCGAGACGGAGGTCGTCAAGGCCCTCCTGGAGGGCGGCGCCGACCCCGCCGAGGGCACGCCGTCAGCCGTCGACACCGCCCGGATGTTCGGTCGGGCCGATGTGCTCGAACTGTTCGGCATCAGCTGACGCCGGGCTTCTGACCAGCTAAGACACGGAAAACGGGGGAGGCGGTACAGGGCCGCCGGAAATACGGTCGCGGCAGCACACACCGCGGGTCATCATGACGACGTGATTCACGGTCGTGATGGCTGGGCAGGTGTTGCCGCACCGCGCGGACCGTGATGCGGTCCGCATGGGCCACCGACGAGAGGCAGAGAGAAATGGGCTACAGCAAGCAAGAGACGGCGGACGCTCCGACGTTGTGTCACGCGGCCAGGTAATGCGTGTTCCCCGGTTGCGTCGACGCTTGATGTGAGGCTGTTTCCCATGTTCGATCCGGTCATAGCGCCCAGCGGTACGCTGCTCGGCCTGCTCCAGCGGGGCCGCGGCGACGGCACGCTGCACGCGCTCACCGCCCCCCGCGCGGAAGCGCTCGCGGCCCTGAACCACTGTGTGCTGCGCGATCCCCGCCACGACTGGCAGGTGGAGAACCGCTCCCTCTACTACGCCCGGCTCTTCCTCGACCTGAACGGCGAACTGGACGCCGTCGAGGCCCACCTCTTCGACCCCGAGGACCACCTGGAGACGGACGAGTCCCGCACCGGCCTGGCCCTCGCGGTGCTCGGCCACCTCGCCTCCTACGGCCGCCGGGACGCCCTCGACCTGCTGCGCCGGTACGCCGCCCGGGGCGCCAACTGGGCCTGGGCGCTGGACGAACTGGCGCTGCGCGACGACGACGCGGGGCTGCGCGCCCTCGCCGCTCCCGTGCTGGCCCGGTTCCCCGCCGACCCCGAGGGCGAGGCCGAGCTGGCCACCGTCGTGCGCGACGCCTTCGAACCCCGGCCCTGGCGGCTGTGGGCCGAGGATCCGCGCGACGGCATCGGCGCCCGGGTGCGGGCCGCCCACGAGTCCGGATGTTTCGACCGCTGGCAGCGGCAGATGCGGCCGACCGGGCCCCGCCCCGGCTGGAGCGTGCGCGCCGTCTTCGAGTGGGCCCAGCAGGGCCTCGACCGGGGCGCCGCCCTCCATGTGCCCGCCGCCCGCTGTCTGGTCGCCGTGGCCGGACCCGAGGACCGGCCGGAGATCCTGCTGGCCGCCCGCGCCGGCACCGACGGGGCCCGCTGCACCGCCCTGCGCTATCTCGCGGACAGCGGTGATCTTGAGGCGCTCGATCTGGTCGAGGCCGCGGTCGCCGACGGCACCGAGGTCGTCGTGGAGGCGGCCGTCGACGCCTTCGAACGGATGCGCACTGTCGCCGCCGTGGACCGCGCCCGTGGCTGGGCCCAGCGCCCCGACGTGCTCGGCGCCGCCGCCGGCCGCGTCCTCGCCTGCCGCGGCGGCGCCCAGGACAGCCCGCTCGTGCTCGGCGCCCTGCGCGAGGCCGTGCGCGGCGAGGGCCCCGACGCGCCCACGCTGTGGACCCTGGTCGACGGCGCGGGACGCCTCGGCATCGGCTGCGCGGCGCCGGTGCTGCGCCATGTCTACCGCGAGACCGCCTCCTCCCATCTCCGCGGCCGCGCCGCCCGCGCCCTCGCCGCCACCGATCCCTCCTTCGCCACCGGCTTCGCCGTCGAATGCCTCTGGGACTGCGAGGAGACCACCCGCGAACTCGCCGCCCGGCACGCCGAGACCGGCGACAACCGGGTCGTCGAACGCCTCCGCCGCCTCGCCGCCGACCCGGCCGAGGAGGACGAGGTCCAGACGGCGGTCCGCAGCCGCTTCGGGCCGGACATGTCGGCGGGCTGACGAGGGGGCCCGCGCACGGCGTAGGTCGGGACGGGCCCGCGTACGTGGTACGTCGAGACGGGCGTGCGTGGTACGTCGTGACGAGCCCGCGTACGCCGTACGTCAGGACGGGCTCGCGTACTCGACACGCGCCGGCGCACACGACCGGCGCGCCCGCCCCTGGCACGAACGCCGGGGGCCCTGGATGAACGCCGGGTGACCCCCGGACCAGCGCCCCGTGGCCGCTGCCCCGCCCGTCCGGCGGCGGAGTCCAACGCTCATGGGACGTTCCCCGCGCGGAAAGATCGACGTTGACGCGGCCACGTCCGGCGCGGCGACAACACCCGTATGCGTGTCGTCATCGTGACCGAATCCTTTCCCCCCGATGTGAACGGCGTGGCCCACTGCGCGCTCCAGACCGCCCGGCACCTCGTAGATCGCGGTCACCACCCGCTCGTCGTCGCCCCCGCCCCGTCCCCCGGCACCGGCCCCGACACGGACGCCCCCTGTCCGGTCGTCCGGGTCCCCTCCCTCCCGCTCCCCGGCTACCCGCAGGTCCGCGTCGCCCTCCCCAGCCGGCGCCTGGCCGCGGCCCTGGTGACGCACCGGCCCGATGTGGTGCACCTCGCCAGCCCCTTCGTCCTCGGCGCCCGGGGGATGGCGGCGGCCGCCCGGCTCGGCCTGCCCGCCGTGGCCGTCTACCAGACCGACCTCGCCGGTTACGCCCGCACCTACATGGGCGCCGGGGAGGCCGCCGCCTGGCGCCGGATCCGCGCCGTGCACGCCGCCGCCGACCGCACCCTCGCCCCCTCCACCGCCGCCCTGGGCGACCTGGAGACGCACGGGGTGCCCCGGGTGCGGCTGTGGCCGCGGGGCGTGGACACCGTACGGTTCCGGCCGGACCGCCGTGACGAGGCGCTGCGCCGGGAACTCGCCCCAGGCGGTGAGCTGCTCGTCGGCTACGTCGGCCGGCTCGCCCCCGAGAAGCACGTCGAACTGCTCGCCGGTGTCACCGCCCTGGACGGCGTCAGGCTCGTGGTCGTCGGCGACGGACCCAGCCACGCCCACCTGACCGAGGCGCTGCCCGGCGCCGCCTTCCTCGGCCGCCGTACCGGCGACGAACTGGCGCGGATCTTCGCCTCGCTGGACGTGTTCGCGCACACCGGACCGTTCGAGACCTTCTGCCAGACCGTGCAGGAGGCCATGGCCAGCGGCGTCCCGGTCGTCGCGCCGGCCGTCGGCGGGCCGCTGGACCTGGTCCACCACGGCCGTACCGGACTGCTGGTGCCGCCGCGCGACGCCGAGGCCGTACGGGACGCCGTGCGCTGTCTGGCCGAGGACCCCGCGCGCCGGGGCGCGTTCGGCGCCGCCGCCCGCGCCCTGGTCGAGGGCCGCACCTGGGCCGCCGTGGGCGACCGGCTGATCGGACACTACGAGGACGTGCTCGCCGGGCGCCGGACGGCGGTGGCGGCATGACCGGCACCACCGGCACCACCGGCACCACCGGCACCACCGGCGCGACCGGCATGGCCGATGCGAGTGGTGCGATCGCCCGGCCGCTGCGGATCGTCCGGCTCGCCAACTTCGTCGCACCCGCCTCCGGTGGCCTGCGCACCGCCCTGCGCGAACTGGGCAAGGGCTTCCTGGCGGCGGGCCACGAACCGGTGCTGATCGTGCCCGGTGACCGGCACACCGACACCGACACCGAGCAGGGCCGCGTCATCACGCTGCCCGGACCGCTGCTCCCCGGCACCGGCGGCTACCGCGTGCTGACCGACAGGCGCCGCCTCGCCGCCCTCCTGGAGGGCCTCGGCCCCGACCGGCTGGAGGTCTCCGACCGCACCACCCTGCGCTGGACCGGCCGCTGGGCCCGCCGGGCGCGGGTGCCCGCCGTGATGGTCTCCCACGAGACCGCCGACGGCGTGCTGCGCACCTGGGGCCTGCCCGAGCACCTCTCCAGGCGGGCCGCGGACGCCCTCAACACCCGTACCGCGCACGTCTATTCACGCGTGGTGTGCACCACCGAGTACGCCGAGCGCGAGTTCGCCCGGATCGGCGCGCGCAATGTCGTACGCGCCCCCCTGGGCGTCGACCTGACGGCCCGCCACCCCGCGCTGCGCGACCCCGGCGTGCGCGCACGGCACGCGCGCGGGGGAGAGACGCTGCTGGTGATGTGCTCCCGGCTGTCCGTGGAGAAGCGCCCCGGCACCGCGCTCGACACCCTGGAGGCGCTGATACGACGCGGACGGCCGGCGGTGCTGGTGGTCGCGGGGGACGGGCCGCTGCGGGGCCGCCTCAAGCAGCGCGCCCGGGAACG is a genomic window of Streptomyces sp. WP-1 containing:
- a CDS encoding glycosyltransferase family 1 protein, producing the protein MRVVIVTESFPPDVNGVAHCALQTARHLVDRGHHPLVVAPAPSPGTGPDTDAPCPVVRVPSLPLPGYPQVRVALPSRRLAAALVTHRPDVVHLASPFVLGARGMAAAARLGLPAVAVYQTDLAGYARTYMGAGEAAAWRRIRAVHAAADRTLAPSTAALGDLETHGVPRVRLWPRGVDTVRFRPDRRDEALRRELAPGGELLVGYVGRLAPEKHVELLAGVTALDGVRLVVVGDGPSHAHLTEALPGAAFLGRRTGDELARIFASLDVFAHTGPFETFCQTVQEAMASGVPVVAPAVGGPLDLVHHGRTGLLVPPRDAEAVRDAVRCLAEDPARRGAFGAAARALVEGRTWAAVGDRLIGHYEDVLAGRRTAVAA
- a CDS encoding ankyrin repeat domain-containing protein, translated to MSEAPDPEVVELATKIFDLARQGQTEALVAYVDAGVPANLTNDRGDSLVMLAAYHGHAGAVRALLARGAEANRVNDRGQTPLAGAVFKGETEVVKALLEGGADPAEGTPSAVDTARMFGRADVLELFGIS
- a CDS encoding HEAT repeat domain-containing protein; translated protein: MFDPVIAPSGTLLGLLQRGRGDGTLHALTAPRAEALAALNHCVLRDPRHDWQVENRSLYYARLFLDLNGELDAVEAHLFDPEDHLETDESRTGLALAVLGHLASYGRRDALDLLRRYAARGANWAWALDELALRDDDAGLRALAAPVLARFPADPEGEAELATVVRDAFEPRPWRLWAEDPRDGIGARVRAAHESGCFDRWQRQMRPTGPRPGWSVRAVFEWAQQGLDRGAALHVPAARCLVAVAGPEDRPEILLAARAGTDGARCTALRYLADSGDLEALDLVEAAVADGTEVVVEAAVDAFERMRTVAAVDRARGWAQRPDVLGAAAGRVLACRGGAQDSPLVLGALREAVRGEGPDAPTLWTLVDGAGRLGIGCAAPVLRHVYRETASSHLRGRAARALAATDPSFATGFAVECLWDCEETTRELAARHAETGDNRVVERLRRLAADPAEEDEVQTAVRSRFGPDMSAG
- a CDS encoding glycosyltransferase, which codes for MADASGAIARPLRIVRLANFVAPASGGLRTALRELGKGFLAAGHEPVLIVPGDRHTDTDTEQGRVITLPGPLLPGTGGYRVLTDRRRLAALLEGLGPDRLEVSDRTTLRWTGRWARRARVPAVMVSHETADGVLRTWGLPEHLSRRAADALNTRTAHVYSRVVCTTEYAEREFARIGARNVVRAPLGVDLTARHPALRDPGVRARHARGGETLLVMCSRLSVEKRPGTALDTLEALIRRGRPAVLVVAGDGPLRGRLKQRARERGLPVTFLGHLSDRAALGALQAGADLALAPGPAETFGLAALEAMACGTPVVVSASSALPEVIGSAGATAADHGEAFADAVELLLDRPESERREAARARAECFGWSTAVEAFLAAHDTQVLDRAGRPADGRDGSRRGVPEGVA